A region of Paenibacillus sp. 37 DNA encodes the following proteins:
- a CDS encoding glutaredoxin family protein: MSSLTKKVVLWSKTGCHFCGEVKAFLTERNQPFENIEVQGNDVLRDVLEAKYGIRHVPVIEVGGDGKFEALLEPDLEKLAELLARADEAAAV, translated from the coding sequence ATGTCATCATTAACCAAAAAAGTCGTGCTGTGGAGCAAAACAGGCTGTCATTTCTGCGGGGAAGTGAAAGCATTTTTGACAGAGCGAAACCAGCCTTTTGAGAACATTGAAGTGCAGGGTAATGACGTCCTGCGTGATGTGCTTGAAGCAAAATATGGCATTCGGCATGTACCCGTTATTGAAGTGGGAGGGGACGGCAAGTTTGAAGCCTTGCTGGAACCTGATCTGGAGAAGCTGGCTGAACTTCTGGCACGAGCGGACGAAGCGGCAGCAGTCTAA
- a CDS encoding glycosyltransferase family 2 protein, whose protein sequence is MSTPDQQRGGGRHGRNNKVNARNVIRRKGHSHHNITPNISTRSDNSHSENNRNGSISSGKKAARPATQRDASRSAKAVLHAAGRRSTRRRSRRNGKSSRTARARLYKQGYRRGYDEGVRQGQSSFGLVFEGVSIIIPTYNQREYVLQCVSSIEKHTPAPFEIIVVDNGSKDGTAKAMLRKGGMVRVAALDQNRGFAGGVNHGLMMARGRHIIVLNNDTLVTPGWLDNMMTCLASDPKIGVVGPVTNYIGGDQQIEVPYREVEEMWSFAATHNRPDADKHRITNRLVGFCWLFSRELLERVGYLDEGYAVGNFEDDDWIIRVKLAGYQLAVAGDAFIHHFGSVSMKALGEQDFAVVNKDNEQFYSQKWGDPHALVAETSRLARQQTSGTPSGQQEDGDTTPMDPRQRISTQGSQDPALQFRHSYDFYPEGSFLSDAKGDVYTLTGGRRRKLNIPVPRGISPVQVAKPDLLAIPAGEALISAGDVHGWPRESQQVHTTAVHGSHNSWAEGSIVAAVDAPEIRYQISGDKRRRFVSVYAAERWGVHSGHIISVSADQLNSMEEGWPIIAPPQLLNPDL, encoded by the coding sequence ATGAGCACACCCGATCAACAGCGCGGGGGAGGACGTCATGGTCGTAACAACAAGGTTAATGCTCGAAACGTCATCCGTCGAAAGGGTCACAGTCATCACAACATCACACCAAATATCAGCACTCGTAGTGACAACAGCCACAGTGAAAATAACCGGAATGGCAGCATAAGCAGCGGAAAAAAAGCGGCCCGCCCTGCCACACAGCGCGATGCCTCGCGATCTGCCAAGGCCGTCCTGCATGCAGCAGGTCGTCGCTCAACGCGGCGGAGATCCAGACGTAATGGTAAAAGCAGTCGCACAGCCAGAGCCAGGCTTTACAAACAGGGTTATCGTAGAGGATATGACGAAGGTGTCCGCCAGGGACAGAGTTCATTTGGTCTTGTTTTTGAAGGAGTTAGCATCATTATCCCCACGTACAATCAGCGGGAGTATGTGCTGCAATGTGTGTCCAGTATCGAAAAGCATACCCCTGCCCCCTTCGAAATCATTGTCGTGGATAATGGCTCCAAAGATGGAACTGCCAAGGCCATGCTCCGCAAAGGCGGCATGGTGCGGGTTGCTGCCCTGGATCAGAACAGGGGGTTTGCCGGAGGTGTCAATCATGGGCTGATGATGGCGAGAGGACGACATATCATCGTACTGAACAACGATACGCTCGTTACTCCGGGCTGGCTGGATAACATGATGACTTGTCTTGCCAGTGATCCGAAGATTGGTGTGGTGGGTCCGGTGACCAACTATATTGGCGGGGATCAGCAGATTGAGGTTCCGTACCGTGAGGTAGAAGAGATGTGGTCTTTTGCCGCCACACATAATCGTCCGGATGCAGACAAACATCGAATAACCAATCGCCTGGTCGGGTTCTGCTGGTTGTTCTCACGGGAACTGCTGGAACGGGTAGGTTATCTGGACGAAGGGTACGCGGTGGGCAATTTCGAAGATGATGACTGGATCATCCGAGTGAAGCTGGCAGGATACCAGCTTGCGGTAGCCGGGGATGCTTTTATCCACCACTTCGGAAGTGTCAGTATGAAAGCCTTGGGTGAGCAAGACTTTGCTGTAGTGAATAAGGATAACGAGCAGTTTTATAGCCAAAAGTGGGGAGATCCCCATGCGCTGGTTGCCGAAACCTCCCGCTTGGCTAGACAACAAACCTCTGGTACCCCATCCGGTCAACAAGAGGATGGTGACACAACCCCAATGGATCCGCGTCAGCGAATCTCAACGCAGGGCAGCCAAGATCCAGCATTACAGTTCAGACACAGTTATGACTTCTACCCGGAAGGTTCGTTCCTGTCCGATGCCAAAGGAGATGTCTATACTTTAACTGGCGGTCGGCGGCGTAAGCTGAATATCCCTGTACCGCGTGGAATATCTCCTGTTCAGGTTGCCAAGCCGGATCTGCTCGCCATTCCTGCCGGAGAAGCACTGATATCAGCGGGGGACGTGCATGGATGGCCGAGGGAATCACAACAGGTGCATACGACAGCGGTTCATGGTTCTCACAATAGCTGGGCAGAAGGAAGTATTGTTGCTGCAGTGGATGCACCCGAGATTCGATATCAGATCAGCGGAGACAAGCGAAGACGATTTGTTTCGGTCTATGCGGCAGAACGTTGGGGTGTACATTCTGGGCATATTATCAGCGTGTCTGCGGACCAACTGAATTCGATGGAAGAAGGCTGGCCCATTATCGCCCCACCTCAGCTCTTGAACCCAGATCTGTAA
- a CDS encoding GT-D fold domain-containing glycosyltransferase, which yields MRLMLPLCGAPWEQNTLRRSWKDAPALCAATILVHAKGGNGVRVVTRTGAARASVSGKPRGIHPAVFMGSGTPAAAGTGSAGVRGVKSGKRSTLTKAGASAGAAHKAAARKASSTGSVVGRAGKAGSASASRAARASRARKGKAGLRQATAGRRPATARGRRAAARAKQRTAMRRAPMPAPQASTPQAMPASGAGPAPRQATHPKGVAPAGRGGAAGANAGSAKGLPPPPAEHAVQAEAVPGGYAEGYRDGVFAGGEALVAQHIPPDHILPAVAAADLIAAGFRQYAPSLARLSSPHEMAGHITAALDAQRPLSVVRLGDGELLTLAADTVLPGQEVQELAPFLPYAGVPCSTPDIRALLAEAIQAADWVGVPISRAPTFQGLLFPVLRHFGIDWSQLKLTSSTINYSLHQSGLVLPLLQGRRVLLIGSQAPELAALLHNRGIHVTGIIGSVAGVMDIPRVMQQTAEHAFDIALVAAGIPAVILCRRIAGELGKVALDFGHLADKLVTGELQL from the coding sequence ATGCGACTGATGCTGCCGCTGTGCGGTGCCCCATGGGAGCAGAACACTCTGCGCCGGAGCTGGAAGGATGCTCCGGCGCTTTGCGCAGCGACAATCCTCGTGCATGCCAAAGGAGGGAATGGCGTGAGAGTAGTGACACGCACCGGGGCCGCTAGGGCCTCCGTGTCGGGTAAGCCACGGGGCATCCACCCGGCCGTATTTATGGGCAGTGGCACTCCGGCAGCAGCAGGTACAGGGTCTGCTGGAGTCAGAGGTGTGAAGTCAGGGAAACGCAGTACCCTGACCAAAGCGGGTGCATCTGCAGGTGCAGCGCATAAAGCTGCTGCAAGGAAAGCGAGCAGCACAGGCAGTGTTGTTGGCAGAGCAGGCAAAGCTGGCTCTGCGAGTGCGAGCAGAGCGGCAAGAGCCAGCCGCGCCCGCAAAGGCAAAGCCGGCCTGCGCCAGGCCACTGCTGGGCGCAGGCCTGCAACAGCGCGGGGCCGACGTGCCGCTGCCCGCGCCAAGCAGCGCACGGCGATGCGCCGTGCGCCCATGCCAGCACCGCAAGCCAGCACGCCACAGGCGATGCCTGCCAGCGGTGCTGGCCCCGCCCCGCGCCAGGCGACACACCCGAAGGGTGTCGCCCCCGCGGGGCGGGGAGGCGCTGCCGGCGCGAATGCGGGCAGCGCGAAGGGTTTGCCGCCTCCGCCCGCGGAGCACGCAGTGCAGGCGGAGGCCGTGCCCGGCGGCTACGCCGAGGGCTACCGCGACGGCGTATTCGCCGGCGGGGAGGCGCTGGTGGCGCAGCACATCCCGCCGGATCACATTCTGCCAGCCGTGGCTGCGGCAGATCTGATCGCGGCGGGATTCCGCCAATATGCGCCCAGCCTGGCCCGGCTGTCCAGCCCCCATGAGATGGCTGGACACATCACGGCGGCGCTGGATGCGCAGCGCCCCTTGTCTGTCGTTCGCCTCGGAGATGGCGAACTGCTCACGCTGGCAGCCGATACGGTGCTGCCAGGTCAGGAAGTGCAAGAGCTGGCACCGTTTCTGCCCTATGCAGGGGTGCCCTGCTCAACGCCAGACATCCGCGCGTTGCTTGCGGAAGCCATACAGGCCGCCGACTGGGTTGGCGTGCCGATCTCGCGGGCGCCGACATTCCAGGGGCTGTTATTTCCGGTATTGCGCCACTTCGGGATCGACTGGTCCCAGCTGAAATTGACCAGTTCCACGATCAATTACAGTCTGCATCAGTCCGGCCTGGTGTTGCCCTTGCTGCAAGGACGGCGGGTTCTGCTCATAGGCAGCCAGGCACCAGAGCTTGCAGCACTGCTGCATAACCGGGGGATTCATGTCACAGGTATCATTGGTTCTGTGGCGGGAGTCATGGATATTCCGAGGGTAATGCAGCAAACCGCAGAACATGCTTTTGATATCGCTTTGGTGGCGGCGGGAATTCCGGCGGTCATTCTGTGTCGGCGAATTGCAGGTGAACTCGGCAAGGTCGCTCTGGATTTTGGACATTTGGCTGACAAACTGGTAACAGGAGAGCTTCAACTCTAG
- a CDS encoding sugar phosphate nucleotidyltransferase produces MKGVILAGGTGTRLYPLTRLINKHLLPVGKHPMIMYGIDRLRQAGIDELLIVINKHSAGLYTEYLGGGADHGVKLTYRIQEKAGGIAEALDLATTFILPGEKFVVLLGDNLFSDDLKPYVDRYMQQPAGTARVLLKEVDDARRYGVPVFDPKHPERISYIEEKPSQPKTSYCVTGIYMYDDHVFNLIRNIAPSARGELEITDVNNHYASAGGLEYDILQKYWSDAGTFESLQEAAVRMKGQLP; encoded by the coding sequence ATGAAAGGTGTAATTCTTGCCGGCGGAACAGGAACTAGACTGTATCCGCTGACCCGGCTCATTAACAAACATCTGCTTCCAGTCGGTAAACATCCGATGATTATGTATGGCATCGACAGACTCCGCCAGGCAGGCATTGATGAACTATTGATTGTGATCAACAAACATTCCGCCGGGTTATATACAGAGTATCTTGGTGGCGGAGCGGATCATGGGGTGAAGTTGACTTATCGCATTCAGGAAAAGGCAGGCGGGATTGCGGAAGCGTTGGATCTGGCGACCACTTTTATTCTTCCTGGCGAAAAATTCGTTGTGCTTCTCGGAGATAATCTCTTCAGCGATGATCTGAAGCCTTATGTGGACCGTTACATGCAGCAACCTGCGGGTACAGCGCGAGTTCTGCTCAAAGAGGTGGATGATGCACGACGTTACGGGGTGCCTGTTTTTGATCCAAAGCATCCAGAGCGAATCTCGTACATTGAGGAGAAGCCAAGCCAGCCGAAAACCTCTTATTGTGTGACGGGCATATACATGTATGACGATCATGTATTTAACCTGATTCGCAACATTGCGCCGTCTGCGCGTGGAGAACTTGAAATTACGGATGTGAATAATCACTACGCGTCTGCTGGCGGACTGGAATACGACATTTTGCAGAAATACTGGAGTGATGCAGGTACGTTTGAATCGCTCCAGGAAGCAGCTGTCCGCATGAAAGGACAATTGCCCTAA
- a CDS encoding glycosyltransferase family A protein, with the protein MKGRSGVVRRRRSTNRQTTAGRTGMNKRLRNKKHVDIKKTRRSRSKSGQVDLHLMWKAGQVAGSEAKTNNTVSEKHARLVWNAHAANVAELSNFELVLKAGKAFMQGYAQASGHSFQIVPLPLRHSAAAVVCACNEEHTLGQVLLQLKRLPLTDIIVVLNGTTDDSLKQVLRQPGLTVIYEPDRAGHDVGRALGAKMTDAESVLFVDGDMVVSAEELAPFLYAVDRGQDVALNNLTSLLPAFAGQDEVSRIKAYLNRTLGRADLGSNSMTAVPHALSRRMIETVKPASLAVPPKAQSLAIQHGMNVSAPSQVDVIRSNRLRPGNTGSGNDVAKLIIGDHLEALATLLGTGWNPAQAHTLSRVEVAYRRNA; encoded by the coding sequence ATGAAGGGACGTTCAGGGGTTGTCCGCCGCAGGCGGTCAACAAATAGACAAACGACAGCAGGAAGAACAGGAATGAACAAGCGTCTTAGGAACAAAAAACATGTAGATATTAAAAAAACAAGAAGAAGCCGATCAAAGTCTGGCCAAGTAGATCTGCACTTGATGTGGAAAGCGGGGCAAGTTGCAGGAAGCGAGGCAAAGACGAACAACACAGTATCAGAAAAACACGCACGTCTCGTATGGAATGCACACGCGGCGAACGTTGCGGAGCTAAGCAACTTCGAGCTGGTCCTGAAAGCAGGTAAGGCATTTATGCAAGGTTATGCTCAGGCCTCGGGACATTCATTCCAGATCGTGCCATTACCTCTTCGTCATTCGGCTGCTGCCGTTGTCTGTGCCTGTAATGAGGAACACACACTGGGGCAGGTGTTATTGCAACTGAAGCGGTTGCCTCTAACGGATATTATTGTGGTACTGAATGGAACGACAGATGACAGTTTGAAGCAGGTACTAAGGCAGCCGGGACTTACAGTAATCTATGAACCGGATCGGGCAGGACATGATGTGGGCCGGGCACTTGGAGCCAAGATGACGGATGCGGAGTCGGTACTCTTTGTGGATGGAGATATGGTCGTCTCGGCTGAAGAGCTTGCACCATTTCTGTATGCAGTTGATCGGGGACAGGATGTGGCGTTGAATAATCTGACGTCTTTGCTTCCTGCGTTTGCAGGGCAGGATGAGGTAAGCCGGATCAAAGCATATCTGAACCGAACATTAGGCAGGGCAGATCTTGGTTCCAATTCCATGACAGCCGTGCCTCATGCATTATCTCGTCGTATGATTGAGACCGTGAAGCCAGCATCACTGGCCGTTCCACCTAAGGCACAAAGTCTAGCTATTCAGCATGGAATGAACGTCTCTGCACCAAGTCAGGTGGATGTTATTCGTTCCAATCGGTTGCGTCCTGGTAACACGGGAAGTGGGAATGATGTCGCCAAATTGATCATCGGAGATCATCTGGAGGCACTGGCTACATTGCTGGGTACAGGTTGGAATCCAGCCCAGGCACATACACTCTCCCGTGTAGAAGTGGCTTACAGGAGGAACGCCTAA
- a CDS encoding glycosyltransferase family 2 protein, with translation MTLTSMIIPTYNGLDLIRPCIDAIRQYSGDPASYEIIVVDNGSTDGTAEYCALERIRFVRFPDNRGFPAACNAGLRAACGDELLLLNNDVTVTPRWLENLRTALYSDASIGITGPVTNYASGIQQIKLQFRDMEHFQELANSNNIADSSRWREVRRIVGLCMLMKRDVVELVGLLDEAYSPGHYEDDDYCYRARLQGYRLLVCGDVLVHHQGSASFQKTDPVAWKQLLERNRSIFMNKWHVDPLEYMDISDEGGNVE, from the coding sequence ATGACACTGACGAGTATGATTATCCCAACTTACAATGGTCTGGATCTGATCAGGCCCTGCATTGATGCCATACGTCAATACTCGGGCGATCCTGCGTCATATGAAATTATCGTGGTAGATAACGGTTCGACCGATGGAACGGCTGAATATTGTGCGCTGGAGCGAATTCGATTTGTCAGGTTCCCGGACAATCGGGGGTTTCCGGCAGCGTGTAACGCTGGACTTCGTGCCGCTTGCGGGGATGAGCTGCTGCTGTTGAACAATGATGTTACGGTCACGCCCCGTTGGCTGGAGAACCTGCGAACGGCTCTGTACAGTGACGCAAGTATTGGAATCACGGGTCCTGTTACGAATTATGCAAGCGGCATCCAGCAGATTAAACTGCAGTTTCGGGATATGGAACATTTTCAGGAGTTGGCCAATTCCAATAATATTGCGGATTCTTCAAGGTGGAGGGAAGTACGCCGGATCGTCGGTCTGTGCATGCTGATGAAACGAGATGTCGTGGAATTGGTTGGACTGCTTGACGAGGCATATTCTCCGGGACACTATGAGGATGACGATTATTGTTATAGAGCAAGATTGCAGGGATATCGCCTGCTGGTATGTGGAGATGTTCTCGTGCATCATCAGGGAAGTGCCAGCTTCCAGAAGACAGATCCGGTAGCGTGGAAACAGCTGCTTGAACGTAATCGTTCGATTTTTATGAACAAATGGCATGTCGATCCGCTTGAATATATGGACATATCCGATGAAGGAGGGAACGTGGAATGA
- a CDS encoding LLM class flavin-dependent oxidoreductase — translation MTAKRSLKFGAIIHGVGGSNTTWRHPEVLSDASVNFGFYKRQALKAEEGKFDLVFIADGLYITEKSIPHFLNRFEPISILSALAAVTSRIGLVGTLSTSYSDPFTVARQFGSLDQISDGRAGWNVVTSPLEGTAKNYSKSNHPTHPERYRIATEYLQVIKGLWDSWEDDAFVRDKESGVFFDPSKLHTLNHEGEFFSVQGPLNIARSRQGQPVIFQAGSSEDGKNLAAQEADAVFTGHDTIEDAQAFYKDVKTRAASYGRSSQDIVILPGINPIVGRTEEEAEQKYQEIASLVTIDKALDYLGRFFEHHDFSQYPLDEPFPELNGIGSNSFRSGTDKIKKDAKEQGLTLREVALRAATPRSKFLGTPEQVADKIQEWFETEAADGFIIASELPSGLSDFVELVVPILQERGLYRTDYEHDTLRGNLGVKIPVNRYTAAKKQVVSDLA, via the coding sequence ATGACAGCGAAACGCAGTTTGAAATTTGGAGCCATTATTCATGGGGTTGGAGGAAGCAACACCACATGGAGACACCCGGAGGTTCTTTCGGATGCCAGCGTTAACTTTGGATTCTACAAACGTCAGGCACTGAAAGCGGAGGAAGGCAAGTTCGATCTTGTTTTTATCGCAGACGGTCTGTATATTACCGAGAAATCCATTCCGCATTTCCTGAATCGCTTCGAACCAATCAGTATCCTCTCCGCTTTGGCTGCCGTTACTTCACGCATTGGACTGGTGGGTACCCTCTCGACATCCTATAGTGATCCGTTCACCGTAGCCAGACAGTTCGGTTCCCTGGATCAGATCAGTGATGGCCGTGCAGGCTGGAACGTCGTGACCTCTCCGCTGGAAGGTACAGCGAAAAACTACAGTAAGAGCAACCACCCTACGCATCCGGAACGTTACCGCATTGCTACAGAATATCTGCAGGTAATCAAAGGGTTATGGGACTCGTGGGAAGATGATGCCTTTGTAAGAGACAAAGAGAGCGGTGTATTCTTCGACCCATCCAAGCTGCACACCCTTAATCATGAAGGAGAATTCTTCTCCGTACAAGGTCCGCTCAACATTGCGCGTTCACGGCAAGGACAGCCGGTGATATTCCAGGCGGGTTCTTCGGAAGATGGCAAAAACCTGGCTGCGCAAGAAGCGGATGCTGTCTTTACCGGACACGATACGATTGAAGATGCTCAGGCATTCTATAAGGATGTCAAAACACGGGCCGCTTCCTATGGACGTTCTTCACAGGATATTGTCATTCTGCCAGGTATCAATCCTATTGTTGGACGGACAGAAGAGGAAGCTGAACAGAAATATCAGGAAATCGCAAGCCTGGTCACGATTGACAAAGCATTGGATTACCTGGGCCGTTTCTTCGAACATCATGATTTCTCCCAATATCCGCTGGATGAACCGTTCCCGGAGCTGAACGGAATTGGAAGCAACAGTTTCCGAAGTGGCACGGACAAGATTAAGAAGGATGCCAAGGAGCAAGGATTGACTTTGCGTGAAGTGGCTCTGCGGGCAGCAACACCACGCAGCAAATTTCTGGGCACACCAGAGCAGGTCGCTGACAAAATTCAGGAATGGTTCGAGACGGAAGCGGCAGATGGCTTCATTATTGCTTCCGAACTGCCAAGTGGATTGTCTGATTTTGTAGAACTGGTTGTTCCGATTCTGCAAGAGCGCGGCCTGTATCGTACGGACTATGAACACGATACATTGCGAGGTAACCTTGGGGTGAAAATTCCGGTTAACCGTTATACGGCTGCGAAGAAGCAGGTTGTATCTGATTTGGCATAA
- a CDS encoding aminoglycoside phosphotransferase family protein, whose amino-acid sequence MKNSIVNQAEQIASDFLLEKVTCSHHIVGKGFVNQVCLVETASHKVIVRMNNPDTYPTFLKEKWCIERATSAGIPGPQTLSVGVNAEHAYMIQTVVEGDNGLDTTVPPSVIWRKLGEYTQRMQSIPVAGFGREMHDPVQNKFYSPPHAGSDGSWQGYVQYNINSLTEQDPLIELGVMTMKESQVVRQLFEQLNMQNFRFGLCHGDLSLKNTIVSLTGEITLLDWGNAEVTVTPYGDITQLMQCQLRGEGPDKEELKAFLEGYGTSTQEQERVLNQARYVLLLKAFDTLRWAIDRSPDQIEFYTDLAKQAFNQVRRGQ is encoded by the coding sequence GTGAAGAATTCTATAGTTAACCAAGCCGAACAGATTGCCAGTGATTTTTTGCTGGAAAAAGTAACATGCTCACATCATATCGTGGGTAAAGGTTTTGTTAATCAGGTCTGCCTGGTGGAAACGGCAAGTCATAAAGTGATTGTACGGATGAATAATCCAGATACATATCCCACCTTTTTGAAAGAAAAATGGTGCATCGAACGAGCAACAAGTGCCGGTATTCCTGGGCCACAGACATTATCCGTTGGGGTCAACGCTGAACATGCCTATATGATTCAAACGGTTGTGGAAGGGGATAACGGATTGGATACGACAGTGCCCCCGTCCGTGATTTGGAGGAAACTTGGTGAGTACACACAACGTATGCAATCCATCCCGGTGGCAGGTTTCGGAAGGGAAATGCACGATCCCGTACAAAACAAATTTTACTCTCCCCCTCATGCAGGATCAGATGGAAGTTGGCAAGGATATGTGCAATACAATATCAATAGTCTGACGGAGCAGGACCCGCTGATCGAGCTTGGTGTGATGACGATGAAGGAATCACAGGTCGTAAGGCAATTATTCGAACAACTGAACATGCAAAATTTCCGCTTTGGCTTATGCCACGGCGATCTCTCTTTGAAGAATACAATCGTAAGTTTGACAGGAGAAATTACCCTTCTGGACTGGGGAAATGCGGAGGTCACCGTCACGCCGTATGGCGATATCACTCAACTCATGCAATGTCAGCTAAGGGGTGAGGGTCCTGACAAGGAAGAATTGAAAGCGTTTTTAGAAGGATATGGGACAAGTACACAAGAGCAAGAGCGTGTACTGAATCAAGCCAGGTATGTGTTGTTATTGAAAGCTTTTGATACCCTGAGGTGGGCCATAGATCGAAGTCCGGATCAGATCGAGTTCTACACTGATTTAGCAAAACAAGCTTTTAACCAGGTTAGGAGGGGCCAATAG
- a CDS encoding glycosyltransferase family 2 protein: protein MRKNRTKARYATRSNVTRRKKVLKKRRWKSGQKKGTKAYTFVIPSKQLMSQAKDGVENGTENGMSDAPSHRDVSQRPMLSVIIPAMNEEKRIGAVVREALRICRDAEVLVVVNGSTDGTANAAKRAGARVLKYAEALGHDGGRKVGAAEARGQVLLFTDADIVIPAEHLAPYVKAVLKGTDVALNDYHGPVTHHPVHPVVEAKHMLNSILARSDLRGASMTAIPHAISRAGLEVMGISSLEVPPLAQAKAVIGGLRVRAVHHVPVGRMNAVRIKKRSGPDLLSQVVLNDHMAAIKWITDTLGPRGGYTDLQRVRNLAR, encoded by the coding sequence TTGCGCAAAAACCGTACCAAAGCACGTTATGCAACCCGATCCAATGTGACACGAAGAAAAAAAGTGCTGAAGAAACGAAGATGGAAGTCTGGACAAAAAAAGGGTACAAAAGCCTATACGTTCGTTATTCCATCCAAACAGCTGATGTCACAGGCCAAGGATGGAGTAGAGAATGGAACGGAAAATGGCATGAGTGATGCTCCTTCACACAGAGATGTTTCTCAGCGACCGATGCTCTCGGTCATTATCCCTGCCATGAATGAGGAGAAAAGGATTGGTGCAGTTGTACGTGAAGCGCTACGGATATGCCGTGATGCTGAAGTGCTTGTCGTTGTGAATGGTTCAACAGACGGTACGGCTAATGCAGCCAAACGGGCTGGAGCACGAGTGCTCAAGTATGCCGAAGCGCTGGGGCATGATGGAGGACGAAAAGTAGGCGCAGCGGAGGCGCGCGGTCAGGTATTGTTATTTACTGATGCAGATATCGTAATTCCCGCAGAGCACCTTGCACCTTACGTGAAGGCTGTGCTGAAGGGAACGGATGTGGCGCTTAACGACTACCATGGGCCAGTCACTCATCATCCCGTTCATCCGGTAGTGGAGGCCAAACACATGTTGAACAGCATACTCGCAAGATCCGATCTCCGGGGAGCATCCATGACAGCTATTCCACATGCAATAAGCCGAGCAGGACTTGAGGTCATGGGGATATCCTCACTGGAAGTTCCGCCACTCGCACAAGCGAAGGCAGTGATCGGCGGACTTCGGGTACGCGCTGTTCATCACGTACCTGTGGGTAGAATGAATGCAGTACGAATCAAAAAGCGAAGTGGACCTGATCTGCTAAGTCAAGTGGTACTCAATGATCATATGGCAGCGATCAAGTGGATTACGGATACGCTCGGTCCCCGGGGAGGTTATACCGATCTGCAACGTGTTCGCAACCTGGCGAGGTAA